A stretch of Physeter macrocephalus isolate SW-GA chromosome 8, ASM283717v5, whole genome shotgun sequence DNA encodes these proteins:
- the NUDCD2 gene encoding nudC domain-containing protein 2, translating to MSAPFEERSGVVPCATPWGQWYQTLEEVFIEVQVPPGTRAQDIQCGLQSRHVALAVGGREILKGKLFDSTIADEGTWTLEDRKMVRIVLTKTKRDAANCWTSLLESGYAADPWVQDQMQRKLTLERFQKENPGFDFSGAEISGNYTKGGPDFSNLEK from the exons ATGTCAGCCCCGTTTGAGGAGCGCAGTGGGGTGGTTCCGTGCGCAACACCGTGGGGCCAGTGGTACCAGACCTTGGAGGAGGTGTTCATTGAAGTTCAGGTCCCGCCAGGCACTCGTGCCCAGGATATTCAGTGCGGCCTGCAGAGCCGGCATGTGGCGCTGGCCGTGGGGGGCCGCGAGATACTCAAG GGCAAACTCTTTGATTCTACAATAGCTGATGAGGGAACGTGGACTCTGG aggATAGAAAAATGGTCCGTATTGTTCttacaaagacaaagagagatgCGGCGAATTGTTGGACTTCTCTTCTAGAATCTGGATATGCAGCTGATCCTTGGGTGCAAGACCAAATGCAGAGAAAACTTACATTAGAGAGATTCCAGAAAGAA aaTCCTGGTTTTGACTTCAGTGGAGCAGAAATCTCAGGAAACTACACTAAAGGTGGACCAGATTTCTCAAATCTTGAGAAATAA